One stretch of Chitinophaga pendula DNA includes these proteins:
- a CDS encoding sensor histidine kinase, producing the protein MKPQHKWVSKVIIFLLALLMTLNIRVRFDFHPNIFVYNFTLLKLILFYVNYLWLYPLLLQKRKYIQWIIAALLLVFATTLLRYTLEEVLARIFLGIHNYGEGTTIAFYIEDNFLWLSPYIILSTLIRFGQTALTHERQRATLEQATTDAELAFLKSQINPHFLFNTLNSIYSLAYQKSDQAPQAILKLSEIMRYMLYDSEDKKVPLDKEVQYLHSYISLQKVRFKDTIYVDLLEEGNTNGLYIVPLLLIAFVENAFKHGVLQDPSDPVLIQITIEQRTLQLYVQNKINQEQKDETGGIGMPNIQRRLALLYPGKHTLSTAQKDSHYICELTLQLD; encoded by the coding sequence ATGAAGCCACAGCATAAATGGGTCAGCAAAGTCATTATATTCCTGTTAGCATTGTTGATGACATTGAATATAAGGGTCAGGTTCGATTTTCACCCAAATATATTCGTATACAACTTTACCTTGCTGAAACTAATCCTATTCTATGTCAATTACCTGTGGCTATACCCCTTATTATTGCAAAAGCGGAAATACATTCAATGGATCATAGCAGCACTCCTGCTCGTTTTCGCTACAACACTGTTACGATACACCCTGGAAGAGGTACTGGCCCGCATATTTTTAGGTATTCACAACTATGGAGAAGGCACGACCATCGCCTTTTATATAGAAGACAACTTTTTATGGCTTTCACCATATATCATACTCAGTACCCTGATACGGTTTGGCCAGACAGCGCTCACACATGAAAGACAAAGAGCAACCCTGGAACAGGCAACAACAGATGCTGAACTGGCCTTTTTGAAGTCGCAGATCAATCCGCACTTCCTCTTCAATACACTTAACAGCATTTATTCCCTGGCCTATCAGAAGTCCGACCAGGCCCCACAGGCCATCTTGAAACTTTCCGAGATCATGCGGTATATGCTCTACGATAGCGAAGACAAAAAAGTGCCGTTGGATAAAGAAGTGCAATACCTGCATAGCTATATTTCTTTGCAGAAAGTGCGATTTAAGGACACGATCTATGTAGATCTGCTGGAAGAAGGGAATACTAATGGTTTGTACATCGTACCGCTGTTACTGATTGCCTTTGTTGAAAATGCCTTTAAACATGGCGTATTGCAGGATCCGTCAGACCCCGTATTGATACAGATCACTATTGAACAGCGTACCTTGCAGCTATATGTACAAAACAAGATCAATCAGGAACAAAAGGACGAAACCGGAGGGATCGGTATGCCCAACATACAACGGCGCCTGGCATTACTATATCCAGGCAAACATACGCTTAGTACGGCACAAAAAGACAGTCATTACATTTGTGAACTGACCCTTCAGTTAGATTAA
- a CDS encoding LytR/AlgR family response regulator transcription factor gives MQKIRCIAVDDELLALDIIVDYISKLPFLQLIHSGTDALEALQLVQNGQIDLVFLDIQMPQLSGLQFMKIIGNKARVILTTAYPQYALDGYEHNVVDYLLKPVAFDRFYKAVEKAMSAIQPGIVPSPAEKPATPILPDFIFVKTDSKMVKVMLADILYVEGLKDYLALQTTTDKIITLQNMKRMETILPYPAFMRVHKSYIVSLARIDTIERNRLFIHNEVIPIGDTYRDAFFRQIEQRQ, from the coding sequence ATGCAGAAAATACGTTGTATAGCAGTAGATGATGAATTGCTCGCACTGGATATTATTGTAGACTATATCAGTAAACTCCCGTTCCTGCAACTCATACATAGTGGAACGGATGCCCTGGAAGCCTTGCAATTGGTACAAAACGGCCAAATAGACCTGGTGTTCCTCGATATACAAATGCCGCAACTGAGCGGCTTACAGTTCATGAAGATCATAGGCAATAAGGCCCGTGTAATCTTGACAACCGCCTATCCACAATATGCACTGGATGGCTACGAACATAATGTAGTGGACTACCTGCTTAAACCGGTTGCATTTGATCGTTTCTATAAAGCGGTAGAAAAGGCCATGTCCGCTATACAACCTGGGATAGTGCCATCACCTGCCGAAAAACCGGCTACTCCTATCCTGCCGGATTTCATATTCGTAAAAACAGATAGTAAGATGGTAAAAGTGATGCTGGCAGATATCTTATATGTAGAAGGATTGAAAGATTATCTGGCTTTACAGACCACTACTGATAAGATCATTACCCTGCAGAATATGAAACGTATGGAAACCATCCTTCCTTATCCTGCCTTCATGCGGGTACATAAATCATATATCGTTTCGCTGGCCAGGATAGATACCATAGAACGCAACAGGTTATTTATACACAATGAGGTTATTCCTATCGGAGATACCTACCGGGATGCGTTTTTCCGGCAGATAGAACAGCGACAGTAG